The window ACGATGGCGACGTCGTTGCCGGCGAGCGCCCGGTCGATCGCCTCCTCCGTTCGCGAGACCTCGCCGCACATCGGCGTGTCGTACAGCTCCTCCGCGGACTCGGTGACCTCGTCGGGCAGGAGGTCGACGTACGTGGTGTAGCCGACGATGTGCTCGGCCTCCAGCAACGCCCCGCGAGCCCGCTGGGTCATCCCTTCCGGCTGTCCGGGACCCAGTCCGACCGCGACGAGTCGTCCGGGGTCGGCGTCGAAGTCGTCGACGGTGGACTCGACCTTCTCGTCGGTCTTCGATTGCTTCGACCCGCCGCACTTCGAACCGGACGACGAGGAGGAAGCGCCACACGTCGAGGAGGTCTCATCGGCGCTTCCCGACGCTCCCGAGGCGCTCGCGACGCCGCCGTCGGTCGTCGCGTTCGCGGTCGACGCGCCGCACTTTGTCTCGCCGTCCGTATCCGTGCTACTCGCACCGCACTCGCTCTCGTTTCCGGTAGTCGTCCGCTCGCTGTCTGTCGCTGCCTGTTCGACGTCCGTACTCGGCTCTGTGGTGTCGTCCGTGTTCATTGTCAGAAGTCGTCGACGTCACGCCCGCCGCGCGGGGTGACGAGGTGTTTCTTATACCGGTTCTCCCAGACCGCCGTCTCGTGGTTGCCGATCAGGATCGAGGTGCCCATCCCGCCGACCTCCTCCTCGTACTCGTCGGCCTCGCCGAGGGTGGTGATCGTGTGGGTCTCGTCGTCGCGGTTCCGGCCCGCGTCGCCGCGGCCGGCGTCGTTGAAGATCCCCACCGGAACGTCGTCGGCGCGTTCCTCTCGGACGACGTCGATGGCGCGCTGGTAATCGCGCCAGCAGTTGTACAGCACGATCACGAACCCGCTGATCGCCGCGGCGCGGAGCTTCTCCTCGATCTCCTCCCACCCGCGCCACTTGTCCGACAGCGAGACGGTACAGAAGTCGTTCGACAGCGGCGCGCCGAGGTTCGCCGCGCCGCCGAGCGCCGCCGTCACGCCGGGGACGACCTCGATCGGGACGTCCTCGGCGTCCTCCGCTTCGGCCATCGTGAACAGCAGGTCGCTCTTGCCGTAGACGTTCGGATCGCCGCCGGAGACGTGGGCGACGTCCTGGCCCGCTCTGACGCGCTCGAACGCCTCGCGGGCCAGTTCGACCTGCCGCCCCATCGACGAGCGGACGAGCGTCTGCCGGGTCCCGCCGGGTCGTTCGAGGACGGTTCCTCCCTCCGCGTCTTCCGTTCTCCCGCCGTCGGCCGCGGTGTCTCCCGCGCCGGCCGCCTCGACTTCGGCGCTCTCCGGCGGGAGCGTCCCGTCGCGTCGGAGGAACTCCTGATAGAGGTTCGAGGCGATCACGCAGTCGGCGGTCGCGACGACGTCCTTCGCTCGCTGGGTCATCGCGTGGGGGAGCCCGGGTCCGATCCCGACGACGTACAGCGTTCCCAGCGAGTCGTCGTCGTCGGTGCCCCCGCCCGAATCCGACGTCCCCGTGTCGGCGACGGCGTCGTCCGTCCCCGCCATTCTCACTGCCCCACCGCCACGGTCACGGCGTCGTCGAAGCGTTCTTTCTCCCGCGCGAGGTCGTGCTCGCGACCGCCCGCGATGGCCGACGCCTCGGCGATACCCGGCCAGCCGATGAGTTCCTTCGACCGCGAGGGCGAGGGGCCCTCGAACGCTTCGAGCGTCTCCCTCTCGAAGAGGACGACGCCGGAGCTGATCTCCTGGGCGGCCTCGTAGAGGCCCTCTTCTCCCTCTTTTCGGGTGCCGGTCGCGACGAAATCGACGTCGGAGAAGTCCAACCCCAGGTCGTCGAGGGCGGCCGCCCAGGCGTCGAGCACCTGCGACTTCTTCACCCCCGAGACCGTCCCGGTCCCGAGGACGACTCCCCGCTCCGAGTTCCGCTTGAGGACGGTGACGTCGTCGTCGACGAGGACGGCGCGGGGACCGTCGAGCCGCGCGACGGGACCGAGTTCCTCGTTCAGGACCGCGAGGTTCGTCGCGACCGTCGAGTCGCCGTTGACGACGTGCGCGTCCAACGCCTTCGCCTTGCTCTCGACGCCCTGTTTCCCCGCGGCCTCGCTCGCGGTCGTCATCGCGGGTACCGCGCCCAACTGCGAGAGGTCGTGAGCCACCTGATTCGCGCCGTGGTGCCCGCCCGTGATCGGGATGGCCCACGTGAGTCCCTCGTCGACGACGACGATCGCGGGGTCGTCCCACTTGTCGTCGAGCAGCGGCGCGGTCTTCCGTATCGCGATGCCGGAGGCCATCAGCCCGACGAAGCAGTCGTACTTGCCCCAGTGCTCTTCGAAGACGTCGCCGTGGTACTCGATTATGTCCACGCGTTCGTAGCCGTCGCCGATGCCGGCCTTGACCTCCTCGGCGACGTCGAGTTTCCGCTCGAAGCTGACGATCGCGATCTCCTCGGCCACCTCCCCGTCGGAGTCCGGCGTGGAACAGTGGCCGCTCGATTCGCCCGCGTCCGTCTCGGTGTCGTTCGTTTCCGTGCTCATAGTTCGGTCGTCGTCAGTCGTCGGCCTCGCTCTCGGTTCCGCCTCGGTTCGCCCAGCCGTCGTACAGGTACGAGCGCTCGTAGCCCGCCTTCCGCGCGGCGTCGCCGATGACGACCATCGCGGAGGCGCGGTAGCCCGCCTCTTCCAGCCGCTCGCCGATCGTCCCGATCGTGCCCTCGATGACCTCCTCGTCCGGCCACGACGCGTGGTAGACGACGGCGACCGGCGTGTCGGGGTCGTGGCCATCTTCGAGGAGCCGGTCCATCGTCTCGCCGACCGCGTGGGTCCCGAGGTAGACGCAGGTCGTCACGTCGCCCATCCCGACGAACTCGCCGATGTGGTCGTCCTCGGGGTCGAGCGTCTTCCCCTGCGGACGCGTGAACGCGACGTGGTTCGAGACGCCGTTCAGCGTGAGTTGCGTTCGGAGCGTCGCGCTGGCCGCGAACGCGGAGGTCACGCCCGGAACGATGTAGGTGGGAACGCCCTCGTGCTCCAGCGCGTCCATCTGCTCTACGGCCGCCCCGTAGACCGCGGGATCGCCGCTGTGGAGACGGACGACGTCGCGTCCCGACTCGTGGGCGTCTCGCATCAGCGGTACGAGTTCCTCCAGGTCCTTGCCGATGCTCGACACCTGCTCCGCGTCCGCGCAGTACTCCGCGAGGAGTTCGCTGTTGACCAGCGACCCGGCGTGAACCACGAGGTCCGCAGACTCGACGAGTTCCCTTCCGGTGACGGTGAGAAGCCCCGGGTCGCCCGGGCCGGCCCCGATGAAGGGGATTCCCCCCTGCACCTCGCCGGCGGTCTGCTCCTCGATTCTAGGGTCGCGTTCGTTCGCTCGCGCGGCCGACTCCGCGTCGATGGCCTCCTGCGGGTCGGTCATCGCGACGGACCCTCCCGGACCGCGTCGCCGCAGGCCTCGCCCTCCGCGCGCTCGACTGACGCGATGTCGGAGGCGGTCGCAGCGTCCGCGGTCGACTCCGCTCCCCAGTCGGTCTGTGCCGTCGGCTCCACCCCTCCGTCGGTGTGTGCCGCCGGCTCGGACTCGGTCTCCGCCCCGTCGTCGAACGCCGCGGTCGCCGGCCGCGGATCCAGTCCGCGCTTCTCCGCGTACGCGAGGGTGTAGTAGTCGCGGTCGGCGAGGGCCTCGGGGTCGTCGGTCACGACGGTCTCGCCCTGCTGCATGTACAGCCGACGACCGTACACGACGTCGTAGCCGGCGTCGACGAGTCCCTCGTGGGTCACGGGCACGTCGGTGACCTTGAACAGGACCATCCGGTCCGGACCGGTGGGGGACGCCCCGCGGGCGGCCTCGCGGAGCGCGATACTCGACCCCGAGGCGATCTCGACGCCGAGGGCGGTCGTGAAGGCCGTCACGGCGCTCACGCCGGGCACGACCTCGACGCCGACGTCCGGGTGGAACGCCGCGAGCGTCCGCCGCAGGTGGCCGAACGTCGAGTAGACGTTCGGATCGCCCAGCGTGACGAACGCCGCGGTGCCGTCGCGGGCGCGCGGCGCGATCTCCGCGGCGGCGGCCTTCCAGGCGCGCCGGAGCTCCTCCTCGTCGCGGGTCATCGGGAAGTCGACGTCGCCGATCCGCGCCTCCGGAACGTGCTCGGTCGCCACGGAACGAGAGAGGCGCCCGGGCGAGTACACGACGTCCGCCTCTTCGAGGACGCGACGGCCGCGCACGGTCACGAGGTCGGCGTCGCCGGGGCCGAGTCCGACGCCGTACAGGGTCATCGCCGTCCCCCGTCGACGCCGCGCGATGGCGACCGCCGCGAATCGGTGGGGCGCTCCCCGCCGTCGGCCGCGACCTCCCCGGCCCCGCCGACGAGCATATACACCGGGTTCTGGGAGTCGAAACTCGTCGCCCCGGCGAGTTCGTAGCCGTGGCTCACCTGGAACTGGACGACCTCCTCAAGGAGGTCGCGCTCCCGGAAGGCCTCGGTGGCCGCCCCGGCGACCTCCAGCCGCGAGACGTTCATCACGACGCGGTCGATTCGGTGCGCGGCCGCGTGGTCGAGGACGGCCTCGTAGTTCCGGCTGCCGCCGAGGAACAGGGCGTCGGCGTCCGTCGGCAGGCCTTCCGGCGCCTCGGACTCGCGGAGTTCGACGTTCCCGCCCGCATCGTTGGCGGCGAGGTTCTTTCTGGTCGTTTCGAGTCGGTTCGGCTTCCGTTCCAGCGCGGTGACCCGCCCGGCGCGCCGCGCGGCCTCGACGGTGACCGCGCCGGTGCAGGAACCGACCTCGACGAAGTGATCGGTCGGTTCGAGAGCGAGTTTACCGAGAAGTACCGCCCGAACCTCCGGCTTCGTCGGACCGGCCTTCGCGTCGTGCGGGAGCGAGACGTGCGCCATCGACGAATACAACTGTCGTAGGCCGTAAAACAATTTTGGTTGTTTTAGGAAAAGTTAGATTGGTAAAACCGGCCGCTCTCCCGGCCGAAACTCAATCTCGCACGGATTAAGGCAAAGTTACTTTACTTTCCGGTCCGGACACCCGGCAATGTCGAGGAACGCCGAGGACGCCGAGGAGTTCGGCGTTCTCCAGAGTAAACGGAACGCGACCCGCTATCAGATCCTCGTGCAGATCGCCGAGCGGCAACCGGCGGTCAACCAGCAGGAGATCGCCGACGCGATCGGCATCACCGCCCAGGCGGTCAGCGACTACCTCCAGGACCTCGTCGAACACGGCTACGTCAACAAGCACGGCCGCGGTCGCTACGAGGTGACCAAGGAGGGCGTCGACTGGCTGATCACCCAGACCGACGAACTCCGCGGGTTCGTCCGGCACGTCTCCGAGGACGTCATCGGCCAGGTCGAGATCGAGACGGCGATCGCGACGACGGAGATCGAGGAGGGAGAGACCGTCTCGCTGACGATGCGCGACGGCGTCCTCCGGGCGATGGCCGGCGACACCGGGAGCGCGACCGCGGTCGCGGTGACCGACGCGGCGGCGGGCCGGGACGTCGGGATCACGAACGTCGAGGGCGTCGTCGACTACGAGCTGGGGACCGTGACGATCGTCTCGGTTCCGCAGGTCCAGAACGGGGGGAGTTCGGCGGTGGATCCCGATCGACTCTCGAAGCTGGCCGCCGACCACGACCTGATCGCCGTCGGGGGCGCGGAAGCCGTCGTCGCGGCCGACGCGGCGGGGCTCGACCCGGACGTCCGCTTCGGCAGCAGCGCCGCCGTCCAGGAGGCGGCCACGAAGGGGCTCGACACACTCCTGTTGGTCTCGACCGACCTCCTCTCGGCGCACACCGACAAACTCCGAGAGCAGAACCTCAGCTACGAGGTCGTCGACGCAGCCGCGTGATGACGGTCGGACGGGCCGGCCTCGACGCCGCGTGAGCGACCGGCCGAGACGAATCGACTTCGCCGCCGCGTGGGCGACCGACGGTCTGACGGGTCGGCTCCGCCGACTCCGCCGCTGGGCTTATCTCTCGGGAGTGTCTGGACCCGAAGCGATGAACGACGGCGTCGGCGAACCCGGCGGTTCGAGGCTGACCGAGGTCGAAGACGCCCTCCAGCGGCTGTTCCGGGACGGTCGCACGAACGCCGTTCTCGCGTGGCTGCTGGTGGGCGTGCTCGGCACGGTGTTCGTCGAGAGCCTCCTCGACGTCGACTACGGCTGGATCCTGTTCGTCGGCGTCGTCGGGTTCGTCGTGCTGCTCCCGCCGGTCGCCCACCGCGAGTGGCGCGTGATGCTCCCCTGGGAACTGCTCGTCGTCGCCCTGTTCCCCATCCTCGTCCGCGGTCTCGTCGGCGGAACCGTGGGCACGTTCGCCACCTACCTCTCGCTTTCGGGGCTCGCGCTGCTCGTCATCGTGGAACTCCACACGTTCACGACGCTGCGAGTCACCCACTGGTTCGCCGTCGTGCTCGTCGTCCTGACGACGC is drawn from Halobellus limi and contains these coding sequences:
- the cobJ gene encoding precorrin-3B C(17)-methyltransferase — its product is MNTDDTTEPSTDVEQAATDSERTTTGNESECGASSTDTDGETKCGASTANATTDGGVASASGASGSADETSSTCGASSSSSGSKCGGSKQSKTDEKVESTVDDFDADPGRLVAVGLGPGQPEGMTQRARGALLEAEHIVGYTTYVDLLPDEVTESAEELYDTPMCGEVSRTEEAIDRALAGNDVAIVGSGDPNVYALAGLALEILESKGATASMVDFEVVPGVPAAQSCGARLGAPLVNDTVSISLSDHLTSMPTIESRLHAAAKEGFTIAIYNPWSRKRRENFRKCCEILLEHREPDTPVGIVHGAGRDDEEVDIVELGELEELGETDLVDMTTTILVGNEETYVWDDRMVTPRGYESKYDY
- a CDS encoding precorrin-3B C(17)-methyltransferase, whose translation is MAGTDDAVADTGTSDSGGGTDDDDSLGTLYVVGIGPGLPHAMTQRAKDVVATADCVIASNLYQEFLRRDGTLPPESAEVEAAGAGDTAADGGRTEDAEGGTVLERPGGTRQTLVRSSMGRQVELAREAFERVRAGQDVAHVSGGDPNVYGKSDLLFTMAEAEDAEDVPIEVVPGVTAALGGAANLGAPLSNDFCTVSLSDKWRGWEEIEEKLRAAAISGFVIVLYNCWRDYQRAIDVVREERADDVPVGIFNDAGRGDAGRNRDDETHTITTLGEADEYEEEVGGMGTSILIGNHETAVWENRYKKHLVTPRGGRDVDDF
- the cbiG gene encoding cobalt-precorrin 5A hydrolase, with amino-acid sequence MSTETNDTETDAGESSGHCSTPDSDGEVAEEIAIVSFERKLDVAEEVKAGIGDGYERVDIIEYHGDVFEEHWGKYDCFVGLMASGIAIRKTAPLLDDKWDDPAIVVVDEGLTWAIPITGGHHGANQVAHDLSQLGAVPAMTTASEAAGKQGVESKAKALDAHVVNGDSTVATNLAVLNEELGPVARLDGPRAVLVDDDVTVLKRNSERGVVLGTGTVSGVKKSQVLDAWAAALDDLGLDFSDVDFVATGTRKEGEEGLYEAAQEISSGVVLFERETLEAFEGPSPSRSKELIGWPGIAEASAIAGGREHDLAREKERFDDAVTVAVGQ
- a CDS encoding cobalt-precorrin-4/precorrin-4 C(11)-methyltransferase, with translation MTDPQEAIDAESAARANERDPRIEEQTAGEVQGGIPFIGAGPGDPGLLTVTGRELVESADLVVHAGSLVNSELLAEYCADAEQVSSIGKDLEELVPLMRDAHESGRDVVRLHSGDPAVYGAAVEQMDALEHEGVPTYIVPGVTSAFAASATLRTQLTLNGVSNHVAFTRPQGKTLDPEDDHIGEFVGMGDVTTCVYLGTHAVGETMDRLLEDGHDPDTPVAVVYHASWPDEEVIEGTIGTIGERLEEAGYRASAMVVIGDAARKAGYERSYLYDGWANRGGTESEADD
- a CDS encoding cobalt-factor II C(20)-methyltransferase — translated: MTLYGVGLGPGDADLVTVRGRRVLEEADVVYSPGRLSRSVATEHVPEARIGDVDFPMTRDEEELRRAWKAAAAEIAPRARDGTAAFVTLGDPNVYSTFGHLRRTLAAFHPDVGVEVVPGVSAVTAFTTALGVEIASGSSIALREAARGASPTGPDRMVLFKVTDVPVTHEGLVDAGYDVVYGRRLYMQQGETVVTDDPEALADRDYYTLAYAEKRGLDPRPATAAFDDGAETESEPAAHTDGGVEPTAQTDWGAESTADAATASDIASVERAEGEACGDAVREGPSR
- the cbiT gene encoding precorrin-6Y C5,15-methyltransferase (decarboxylating) subunit CbiT — encoded protein: MAHVSLPHDAKAGPTKPEVRAVLLGKLALEPTDHFVEVGSCTGAVTVEAARRAGRVTALERKPNRLETTRKNLAANDAGGNVELRESEAPEGLPTDADALFLGGSRNYEAVLDHAAAHRIDRVVMNVSRLEVAGAATEAFRERDLLEEVVQFQVSHGYELAGATSFDSQNPVYMLVGGAGEVAADGGERPTDSRRSPSRGVDGGRR
- a CDS encoding DUF7839 domain-containing protein; the encoded protein is MSRNAEDAEEFGVLQSKRNATRYQILVQIAERQPAVNQQEIADAIGITAQAVSDYLQDLVEHGYVNKHGRGRYEVTKEGVDWLITQTDELRGFVRHVSEDVIGQVEIETAIATTEIEEGETVSLTMRDGVLRAMAGDTGSATAVAVTDAAAGRDVGITNVEGVVDYELGTVTIVSVPQVQNGGSSAVDPDRLSKLAADHDLIAVGGAEAVVAADAAGLDPDVRFGSSAAVQEAATKGLDTLLLVSTDLLSAHTDKLREQNLSYEVVDAAA